In Janthinobacterium sp. J1-1, a single genomic region encodes these proteins:
- a CDS encoding TIGR04063 family PEP-CTERM/XrtA system glycosyltransferase, producing the protein MRILHILDHSLPLHSGYTFRTVAILAQQRALGWETLHLTGAKQGPSDAMDQVADGWHFYRTAPGRQWWARLPVLRQWSVIRGLARRLRQLALQLKPDILHAHSPALNAIAALGVGRTLGIPVVYEVRAFWEDAAADHGSSRPGGLRYRLTRMLENHALRRADAITTICEGLRQDLCARGLPPDKITVIPNAVDVAALDAVPMQPGLARAMGLAGHPVIGFIGSFYAYEGLALLLRAMPRMLAAAPALRLLLAGGGPQDAQLRALAVELGIAGQVVFAGRVPHALVAQYYQLIDVLVYPRLPMRLTELVTPLKPLEAMAQGRLVAASDVGGHRELIKDGQTGVLFRANDAEALAQSVLALLDQPASWPLLRRRARAYVERERSWAGSVARYAEVYRRLTAQRTLAGMARPPAERTR; encoded by the coding sequence ATGCGCATCCTGCACATCCTCGACCACTCGCTGCCGCTGCACAGCGGTTACACCTTCCGTACCGTGGCCATCCTGGCCCAGCAGCGCGCGCTGGGCTGGGAAACCCTGCACCTGACCGGCGCCAAACAGGGCCCGTCCGACGCCATGGACCAGGTCGCCGACGGCTGGCACTTTTACCGCACCGCGCCCGGCCGGCAATGGTGGGCGCGCCTGCCCGTGCTGCGCCAGTGGAGCGTGATCCGGGGCCTGGCGCGCCGCCTGCGCCAGCTTGCGCTGCAGCTGAAACCCGACATTCTCCATGCGCATTCGCCGGCCCTGAACGCCATCGCCGCGCTCGGTGTCGGGCGCACCCTCGGTATCCCGGTGGTCTACGAAGTGCGCGCCTTCTGGGAAGACGCGGCCGCCGACCATGGCAGCAGCCGGCCCGGCGGCCTGCGCTACCGCCTGACGCGCATGCTGGAAAACCACGCGCTGCGCCGCGCCGACGCCATCACCACCATCTGCGAAGGCTTGCGCCAGGACTTGTGCGCACGCGGCCTGCCACCCGATAAAATCACCGTGATTCCCAACGCCGTCGATGTCGCCGCCTTGGATGCGGTGCCCATGCAGCCTGGCCTGGCACGCGCCATGGGACTGGCCGGCCACCCCGTGATCGGCTTTATCGGCTCGTTCTACGCCTATGAAGGCCTGGCGCTGCTGCTGCGCGCCATGCCGCGCATGCTGGCCGCGGCGCCTGCACTGCGCCTGCTGCTGGCCGGCGGCGGCCCGCAGGACGCGCAGTTGCGCGCGCTGGCCGTCGAGCTGGGCATCGCCGGCCAGGTGGTGTTCGCCGGGCGCGTGCCGCACGCACTGGTGGCGCAGTATTATCAGCTGATCGACGTGCTGGTCTATCCGCGCCTGCCGATGCGCCTGACGGAACTGGTCACGCCCCTGAAGCCGCTGGAGGCGATGGCGCAGGGCCGGCTGGTGGCCGCCTCCGACGTCGGCGGCCACCGCGAACTGATCAAGGATGGCCAGACCGGCGTGCTGTTTCGCGCCAACGACGCCGAGGCGCTGGCGCAATCGGTGCTGGCCTTGCTGGACCAGCCAGCCAGCTGGCCGCTGCTGCGCCGCCGCGCACGCGCCTATGTGGAACGCGAACGCAGCTGGGCCGGCAGCGTGGCGCGCTATGCCGAGGTCTACCGGCGCCTGACGGCGCAACGCACGCTCGCCGGCATGGCGCGGCCGCCGGCGGAGCGCACCCGATGA
- a CDS encoding glycosyltransferase: MMLAGMRIALVGPQAPPAGGMANQAAQLAALLRAEGAKVELLAVNASVLPPWLARVRYLRAALRLPIFLWRLWRASRTVDLFHVMANSGWSWHLQGAPALWLASLCGKPVLLNYRGGEAAAFFARHRRLVDASLLRADAIAVPSRFLRQIFEQGGHAAHIVPNVVDLRRFTPAAGQGTKDGPVILVARHLQALYDNASAVRAFAIVREAFPGARLVLAGDGPERAALETLAIDLKVMEAVTFAGHVANAAMPALYQASTLVLNPSLADNMPISVLEALACGVPVVSTNVGGIPALLQHGVTGLLVSPGDAPAMAQAMLALLREPQQASRLAANGLAHAAQFDWAHVGPQLAALYRRILAAPRPSGYARLVAHWLFPLHEKLKRHDSVRLLRRMERSQWWTPQQLDRWRLARLRRLLRHAGAHVPYYGALFQRIGFDPRQVHSLSDLARLPLLRKADISAARDAFKSDRADGLRPFSTGGSSGEPLLFFLGRKRISHDIAAKWRATRWWGVDIGEREVVLWGSPIELHAQDRLRRLRDWLLRSTLLPAFAMSPARVDGFIHRLRRLRPRMLFGYPSALCRIASHAGAHGVPLDGLGVKVAFVTSERLYDEQRAQIATAFGCPVANGYGGRDAGFIAHECPHGGMHITAEDIIVEIVDPAGQPLPPGSLGEIVVTHLATRDYPFIRYATGDIGALGTAPCGCGRGLPLLQKIEGRSTDFLTATDGTVMHGLALVYILRELPQVRGFKIIQESLLHTRVLLVCLPLLDATTRALIVAGFQARLGAQVAIDTDEVDEIAAEASGKYRYVVSKVT, encoded by the coding sequence ATGATGCTCGCCGGCATGCGCATCGCGCTGGTCGGCCCGCAGGCGCCGCCGGCCGGCGGCATGGCCAACCAGGCGGCGCAACTGGCGGCGCTGCTGCGCGCCGAAGGGGCCAAGGTCGAGCTGCTGGCCGTCAATGCCAGCGTGCTGCCGCCATGGCTGGCGCGCGTGCGCTACCTGCGCGCGGCCCTGCGCCTGCCCATCTTCCTGTGGCGCTTGTGGCGTGCCAGCCGCACGGTCGACCTGTTCCATGTGATGGCCAACTCGGGCTGGTCCTGGCATTTGCAGGGCGCGCCGGCGCTGTGGCTCGCCAGCCTGTGCGGCAAACCGGTGCTGCTCAATTACCGTGGCGGCGAGGCGGCGGCCTTCTTTGCGCGCCACCGGCGCCTGGTCGATGCCAGCCTGTTGCGCGCCGACGCGATCGCCGTGCCGTCGCGCTTCCTGCGCCAGATCTTCGAACAGGGGGGGCATGCGGCCCATATCGTGCCCAATGTGGTCGACCTGCGCCGGTTCACGCCAGCGGCCGGACAGGGCACCAAAGATGGCCCGGTGATCCTGGTGGCGCGCCACCTGCAGGCGCTGTACGACAACGCCAGCGCCGTGCGCGCGTTTGCCATCGTGCGCGAGGCGTTTCCCGGCGCGCGCCTGGTGCTGGCCGGCGACGGTCCCGAGCGCGCCGCGCTGGAAACCCTGGCCATCGACCTGAAGGTGATGGAGGCGGTGACGTTTGCCGGCCATGTGGCCAACGCCGCCATGCCGGCGCTGTACCAGGCCAGCACGCTCGTGCTCAATCCCAGCCTGGCCGACAATATGCCGATTTCCGTGCTCGAAGCGCTGGCCTGCGGCGTGCCCGTGGTCAGCACCAATGTGGGCGGCATTCCGGCCTTGCTGCAGCACGGCGTGACGGGCCTGCTGGTGTCGCCCGGCGACGCGCCGGCCATGGCGCAGGCCATGCTTGCCCTGCTGCGCGAGCCGCAACAGGCCAGCCGGCTGGCGGCCAACGGCCTGGCGCACGCGGCGCAGTTCGACTGGGCACATGTGGGGCCGCAGCTGGCGGCGCTGTACCGGCGCATCCTGGCCGCGCCGCGTCCGTCCGGCTATGCGCGCCTGGTGGCGCACTGGCTGTTTCCGCTGCACGAAAAGCTCAAGCGGCACGACAGCGTGCGCCTGCTGCGCCGCATGGAGCGCTCGCAATGGTGGACGCCGCAGCAGCTGGACCGCTGGCGCCTGGCGCGGCTGCGCCGACTGCTGCGCCATGCGGGTGCCCATGTCCCTTATTACGGCGCGCTGTTCCAGCGCATCGGCTTCGATCCGCGCCAGGTGCACAGCCTGAGCGACCTGGCGCGCCTGCCACTGCTGCGCAAAGCCGATATCAGCGCCGCGCGCGACGCCTTCAAGTCCGACCGCGCCGATGGCCTGCGTCCGTTCTCCACCGGCGGCTCGAGTGGCGAGCCGCTGCTGTTTTTCCTGGGACGCAAGCGCATCAGCCACGATATCGCCGCCAAATGGCGCGCCACGCGCTGGTGGGGGGTCGATATCGGTGAGCGCGAGGTGGTGCTGTGGGGCTCGCCCATCGAACTGCACGCCCAGGACCGGCTGCGCCGCCTGCGCGACTGGCTGCTGCGCAGCACCCTGCTGCCGGCGTTTGCCATGTCGCCCGCCAGGGTCGACGGCTTCATCCACCGGCTGCGGCGGCTGCGCCCGCGCATGCTGTTCGGCTACCCGTCGGCGCTGTGCCGCATCGCCAGCCATGCCGGCGCGCACGGCGTGCCGCTCGACGGCCTGGGCGTGAAAGTCGCTTTCGTCACCTCCGAGCGCCTGTACGACGAGCAGCGCGCGCAGATCGCCACCGCCTTCGGCTGCCCGGTGGCCAATGGCTACGGCGGGCGCGACGCCGGCTTTATCGCCCACGAATGCCCGCATGGCGGCATGCACATCACGGCCGAAGACATCATCGTCGAAATCGTCGATCCCGCCGGCCAGCCGCTGCCGCCGGGCAGCCTCGGCGAAATCGTCGTCACCCACCTGGCCACGCGCGACTACCCCTTCATCCGCTACGCCACCGGCGACATCGGCGCGCTGGGCACGGCGCCCTGCGGTTGCGGGCGCGGCTTGCCGCTGCTGCAGAAAATCGAGGGCCGCAGCACGGATTTCCTCACCGCCACGGACGGCACCGTGATGCATGGCCTGGCGCTGGTATACATCCTGCGCGAACTGCCGCAGGTGCGCGGCTTCAAGATCATCCAGGAAAGCCTGCTGCACACGCGCGTGCTGCTGGTGTGCCTGCCACTGCTGGACGCGACTACCCGCGCGCTCATCGTGGCCGGCTTCCAGGCCAGGCTGGGCGCGCAGGTGGCGATCGATACCGACGAGGTGGACGAGATCGCCGCCGAGGCCTCGGGCAAATACCGCTATGTGGTCAGCAAGGTGACCTGA